In Pseudomonas sp. PDM14, a genomic segment contains:
- the rpsU gene encoding 30S ribosomal protein S21: protein MPAVKVKENEPFDVALRRFKRSCEKAGVLAEVRSREFYEKPTTERKRKAAAAVKRHAKKVQREQRRRERLY, encoded by the coding sequence ATGCCAGCCGTCAAAGTTAAAGAGAACGAACCCTTCGACGTAGCTCTGCGTCGCTTCAAGCGCTCCTGCGAAAAGGCCGGTGTATTGGCCGAAGTGCGCAGCCGCGAGTTCTATGAGAAGCCCACTACCGAGCGCAAGCGCAAAGCAGCAGCCGCTGTTAAGCGTCATGCCAAGAAAGTGCAGCGCGAACAGCGCCGCCGCGAGCGCCTGTACTGA
- the plsY gene encoding glycerol-3-phosphate 1-O-acyltransferase PlsY — translation MFWLLVLLAYLLGSLSFAILLSRLSGGPDPRASGSGNPGATNMLRVAGKKLAILTLLGDLFKGLLPILIASLLGFGIQQQAWIGLAAVIGHLYPLYFRFQGGKGVATAAGMLLGVYPPAALLAVAAWALTFLLTRTSSLASLIATPLTLPLLAWQQPEALLPMCVLTGLIVWRHRGNLRDLFAGRERHF, via the coding sequence ATGTTCTGGCTGCTGGTCCTGCTCGCCTACCTGCTTGGCTCGCTGTCCTTCGCCATCCTGCTCAGTCGCCTGAGCGGCGGACCGGACCCGCGCGCCAGTGGCTCGGGCAATCCCGGCGCCACCAACATGCTGCGGGTGGCCGGCAAGAAGCTCGCCATCCTTACCCTGCTCGGCGACCTGTTCAAGGGCCTGCTGCCGATCCTGATCGCCAGCCTGCTCGGCTTCGGCATTCAGCAGCAGGCCTGGATCGGCCTGGCTGCGGTGATCGGTCACCTGTATCCGCTGTACTTCCGCTTCCAGGGTGGCAAGGGTGTCGCCACCGCCGCCGGCATGTTGCTCGGCGTCTATCCGCCGGCCGCGTTGCTCGCCGTTGCGGCCTGGGCACTGACCTTTCTGCTCACCCGCACCAGCTCGCTCGCCTCGCTGATCGCCACGCCGCTGACCCTGCCACTGCTGGCCTGGCAGCAACCGGAGGCGCTGCTGCCGATGTGCGTGCTCACCGGGCTGATCGTCTGGCGTCATCGGGGCAATTTACGCGACCTGTTCGCCGGGCGCGAACGGCATTTCTGA
- the tsaD gene encoding tRNA (adenosine(37)-N6)-threonylcarbamoyltransferase complex transferase subunit TsaD, which translates to MLVLGLETSCDETGVALYDSERGLLADALFSQIEQHRVFGGVVPELASRDHVKRMLPLIREVLDQAQVAPAQIEGIAYTAGPGLVGALLVGASCAQALAFAWGIPALGVHHMEGHLLAPMLEEQPPAFPFVALLVSGGHTQLVRVDGIGRYQLLGESLDDAAGEAFDKTAKLMGLPYPGGPEIARLAELGTPGRFTFPRPMTDRPGLDFSFSGLKTFTLNTWTQCRDAGDASEQTRADVALAFQQAVVETLTIKCRRALKQTGLNSLVIAGGVSANQSLRQSLEKMLGEFKGRVFYARPRFCTDNGAMIAYAGCQRLLAGQHDGPSIGVQARWPMEQLPAV; encoded by the coding sequence ATGCTGGTGCTGGGCTTGGAAACCTCCTGCGATGAAACCGGTGTCGCGCTCTACGACAGCGAGCGCGGCCTGCTGGCCGATGCACTGTTCAGTCAGATCGAGCAACATCGCGTGTTCGGCGGCGTGGTGCCGGAGCTGGCCTCGCGAGACCACGTCAAACGCATGCTGCCGCTGATTCGCGAGGTGCTCGACCAGGCCCAGGTTGCCCCGGCGCAGATCGAGGGCATCGCCTATACCGCGGGTCCTGGCCTGGTCGGTGCGTTGCTGGTCGGCGCTTCCTGCGCCCAGGCGCTGGCGTTCGCCTGGGGCATTCCGGCGCTCGGTGTGCACCATATGGAAGGCCACCTGCTGGCGCCGATGCTGGAAGAACAGCCGCCGGCGTTCCCGTTCGTCGCTTTGTTGGTTTCCGGTGGGCATACCCAGCTGGTTCGCGTCGATGGCATTGGCCGTTATCAGCTGCTCGGCGAGTCCCTGGACGATGCCGCCGGCGAGGCATTCGACAAGACCGCCAAGCTGATGGGCCTGCCGTATCCCGGCGGCCCCGAGATCGCCCGCCTGGCCGAGCTCGGCACGCCGGGGCGCTTCACCTTTCCGCGGCCGATGACTGATCGCCCCGGGCTGGATTTCAGCTTCAGCGGCCTGAAGACCTTCACCCTCAATACCTGGACGCAGTGCCGCGACGCCGGCGATGCCAGCGAGCAGACCCGCGCCGATGTCGCGCTGGCGTTTCAGCAGGCGGTGGTCGAGACGCTGACCATCAAGTGCCGCCGTGCGTTGAAGCAGACCGGGCTGAACAGCCTGGTGATCGCCGGTGGCGTCAGCGCCAACCAGTCGCTGCGCCAGTCGCTGGAGAAGATGCTTGGCGAGTTCAAGGGCCGGGTGTTCTACGCACGGCCGCGCTTCTGCACCGACAACGGCGCGATGATCGCCTACGCCGGTTGCCAGCGCCTGCTGGCCGGGCAGCATGATGGCCCGTCGATCGGAGTCCAGGCGCGCTGGCCGATGGAGCAGTTGCCGGCCGTATGA
- the folK gene encoding 2-amino-4-hydroxy-6-hydroxymethyldihydropteridine diphosphokinase, translating to MIPIFLGLGSNIDREQHLQAGLDALAGFLHDLQCSPVFESQPVGIKSGPFFNLVVRAYTDLPLTELDRRLKFIEADNGRYAPNRKGLPLDIDVLLYGELAGNFDGLVLPRAEILRNAFVLWPLALLAPQVQHPEAGTSMAELWRETTIDQQLWPVSFQWWGVELTPAELIRAYPAP from the coding sequence ATGATCCCGATATTCCTTGGCCTCGGTAGCAACATCGACCGCGAGCAGCACCTGCAGGCCGGTCTGGATGCCCTGGCCGGCTTCCTTCACGACCTGCAGTGCTCGCCGGTTTTCGAGAGCCAGCCGGTGGGCATCAAGAGCGGGCCGTTCTTCAACCTGGTGGTGCGCGCGTACACCGACCTGCCGCTGACCGAACTGGACCGTCGCCTCAAGTTCATCGAGGCCGACAATGGCCGCTACGCGCCGAACCGCAAGGGCCTGCCGCTGGATATCGATGTGCTGCTGTATGGCGAGCTGGCCGGCAACTTCGATGGCCTGGTGTTGCCGCGGGCGGAAATCCTCAGGAATGCCTTCGTGCTCTGGCCGCTTGCGCTGCTCGCGCCGCAGGTGCAACACCCGGAGGCAGGCACGTCCATGGCCGAGCTGTGGCGTGAGACGACGATCGACCAACAGCTCTGGCCGGTCAGCTTTCAGTGGTGGGGTGTCGAGCTGACGCCGGCCGAGTTGATTCGGGCCTATCCCGCCCCTTAG
- the dnaG gene encoding DNA primase, which produces MAGLIPQSFIDDLLNRTDIVEVVSSRIQMKKAGKNYTACCPFHNEKTPSFSVSPDKQFYYCFGCGAGGNALGFIMDHDNLDFPQAVEELAKRAGMDIPREEGGRGKPRQPTDSPLYPLLTAASDYYRQALKSHPTRKAAVDYLKGRGLSGEIARDFGLGFAPPGWDNLFKHFGGDTLQQKAMIDAGLLIENAESGKRYDRFRDRVMFPIRDSRGRVIAFGGRVLGDDKPKYLNSPETPVFHKGQELYGLYEARKSNRDLDEIMVVEGYMDVIALAQQGLRNAVATLGTATSEEHLKRLFRLVPSVLFCFDGDAAGRKAAWRALESTLPSLQDGRRARFLFLPEGEDPDSLVRAEGTDAFRARINQHAQPLADYFFQQLCEEADPRSLEGKAHLATLAAPLIDKIPGANLGALMRQRLGEITGLNSETLGNMARSAPTPAAETGDYGNDSYYDAQPDYGDVADYANHIEPPAAEPFDKKPWKKGDGKGWSKDKNGKRDGQPRTPRKPVSVESPTLTALRTLLHHPTLAQKVEDVSHFAAEDDTYAQLLVALLGALQKNPGMRSLQLIARWHGTEQGRLLKALAEKEWLISADNLEQQFFDTITSLVARQRERSLEQLLRKARQSELSAEEKEQLRNLLNRNTSPVSPTSTGA; this is translated from the coding sequence ATGGCCGGCCTGATTCCGCAATCCTTCATCGACGACCTGCTCAACCGCACCGACATTGTCGAAGTGGTGAGTTCGCGCATCCAGATGAAGAAGGCGGGCAAGAACTACACGGCCTGCTGCCCGTTTCACAACGAGAAGACGCCCTCGTTCAGCGTCAGCCCGGACAAGCAGTTCTACTACTGCTTCGGCTGCGGCGCCGGCGGCAACGCACTTGGCTTCATCATGGACCACGACAACCTGGACTTCCCCCAGGCCGTCGAGGAGCTGGCCAAGCGCGCCGGCATGGACATCCCGCGCGAGGAAGGCGGCCGCGGCAAGCCACGGCAACCGACCGACTCGCCGCTCTATCCGCTGCTCACCGCAGCCAGCGACTACTACCGCCAGGCCCTGAAGAGCCACCCGACACGCAAGGCCGCGGTGGACTACCTCAAGGGCCGCGGCCTGTCCGGCGAGATCGCCCGTGACTTCGGCCTGGGCTTCGCCCCGCCCGGCTGGGACAACCTGTTCAAGCATTTCGGCGGCGACACCCTGCAGCAGAAGGCAATGATCGACGCGGGCCTGCTGATCGAGAACGCCGAGAGCGGCAAGCGCTACGACCGCTTCCGCGACCGCGTGATGTTCCCGATCCGCGACAGCCGCGGCCGGGTCATCGCCTTCGGCGGCCGCGTCCTCGGAGACGACAAGCCGAAGTACCTGAACTCGCCGGAAACACCGGTCTTCCATAAAGGCCAGGAACTCTACGGACTGTACGAAGCACGCAAGAGCAACCGTGATCTCGATGAAATCATGGTGGTCGAAGGCTACATGGACGTCATCGCTCTGGCCCAGCAAGGCCTGCGCAATGCTGTGGCGACCCTCGGCACGGCCACCAGCGAGGAACACCTCAAGCGCCTGTTCCGTCTGGTGCCCAGCGTGCTGTTCTGCTTCGACGGCGACGCCGCCGGGCGCAAGGCCGCCTGGCGTGCACTGGAGTCGACGCTGCCGAGCCTGCAGGATGGCCGCCGCGCGCGCTTCCTGTTCCTGCCCGAGGGCGAGGACCCGGACAGCCTGGTGCGCGCCGAGGGCACCGACGCCTTTCGCGCACGCATCAACCAGCACGCCCAACCGCTGGCCGACTACTTCTTCCAGCAACTCTGCGAAGAGGCCGACCCGCGCTCCCTGGAAGGCAAGGCGCACCTCGCCACCCTGGCCGCACCGCTGATCGACAAGATCCCTGGCGCCAACCTCGGCGCCCTGATGCGCCAGCGCCTCGGCGAGATCACCGGCCTGAACAGCGAAACCCTGGGCAACATGGCGCGCAGCGCACCGACGCCCGCCGCCGAAACCGGCGACTATGGCAACGACAGCTACTACGATGCCCAGCCCGACTACGGCGATGTCGCCGACTACGCCAACCATATCGAGCCGCCCGCCGCCGAGCCCTTCGACAAGAAGCCGTGGAAGAAAGGCGACGGCAAGGGCTGGAGCAAGGACAAGAACGGCAAGCGCGACGGCCAGCCGCGCACACCACGCAAGCCGGTGAGCGTCGAATCCCCCACACTGACCGCGCTGCGCACACTCCTGCACCACCCGACGCTGGCGCAGAAGGTCGAGGACGTCAGCCACTTCGCCGCCGAAGACGACACCTACGCCCAACTGCTGGTCGCCCTGCTTGGCGCCCTGCAGAAGAATCCGGGGATGCGCTCGCTGCAACTGATCGCGCGCTGGCACGGCACCGAGCAGGGCCGCCTGCTCAAGGCCCTGGCGGAAAAGGAATGGCTGATTTCGGCCGACAACCTTGAACAACAGTTTTTCGACACTATAACTAGCCTTGTAGCCCGCCAACGCGAGCGCAGCCTTGAGCAGTTGCTGCGCAAAGCCCGCCAGAGTGAACTCAGCGCAGAGGAAAAAGAGCAGCTGCGAAACCTGCTAAATCGCAATACCTCGCCCGTCTCTCCCACCTCAACTGGCGCCTGA
- the folB gene encoding dihydroneopterin aldolase: MDKVFIEGLEVDTLIGAYDWERGIRQCLRLDLTFAWDIQPAAAGDDLQLALDYAAVHTHVQAFAAAAQFQLVETFAERLAQSLLEQFGMPWLRLKATKPGANPAARAVGVEIERSRP, from the coding sequence GTGGACAAAGTCTTCATCGAGGGTCTGGAAGTCGACACGCTGATCGGCGCGTACGACTGGGAGCGCGGCATTCGCCAGTGCCTGCGCCTGGACCTGACATTCGCCTGGGATATCCAGCCCGCCGCCGCGGGAGATGACCTGCAGCTGGCGCTGGATTACGCCGCGGTGCACACCCACGTGCAGGCCTTCGCCGCTGCCGCGCAATTTCAGTTGGTGGAGACGTTCGCCGAGCGCCTGGCGCAGAGCCTGCTGGAGCAGTTCGGCATGCCCTGGCTGCGTCTCAAGGCGACCAAACCCGGCGCCAACCCGGCCGCTCGTGCCGTGGGTGTGGAAATCGAGCGCAGTCGCCCATGA
- a CDS encoding SpoVR family protein, which produces MSATERKRQPISTGSEWTFELIRSYDREIARIAERYALDTYPNQIEVITAEQMMDAYASVGMPLGYHHWSYGKHFLSTEKNYSRGQMGLAYEIVINSDPCIAYLMEENTMCMQALVIAHACYGHNSFFKGNYLFRTWTDASSIIDYLVFAKQYIMQCEERHGIDAVEDLLDSCHALMNYGVDRYKRPYPISAEEERRRQKDREEHLQKQINDLWRTIPKNASKGGEQDNKRWPAEPQENILYFLEKHAPLLEPWQREIIRIVRKIAQYFYPQRQTQVMNEGWATFWHYTLMNDLYDEGLITDGFMLEFLQSHTSVIYQPGFDSPYYSGINPYTLGFAIYCDIRRICEKPTEEDRHWFPDIVGSDWLSTLKFAMQNFKDESFILQFLSPKVIRDLKLFSVLDDDQQDDLLVPAIHDEPGYRIIRETLAAQYNLGNREPNVQIFSVDRRGDRSLTLRHQQHDRKPLGDSTDEVLKHLHRLWGFDIHLEVRQGEQTISVQHVPPRGEQDTENEYPRLDLVIPPI; this is translated from the coding sequence ATGAGCGCCACCGAGAGAAAACGTCAGCCGATTTCCACCGGCTCGGAATGGACCTTCGAGCTGATCCGCAGCTACGACCGCGAGATCGCGCGCATCGCCGAACGCTATGCGCTCGACACCTACCCCAACCAGATCGAGGTGATAACCGCCGAACAGATGATGGATGCCTACGCCTCGGTCGGTATGCCGCTGGGCTATCACCACTGGTCCTATGGCAAACACTTCCTCAGCACCGAGAAGAACTACAGCCGCGGGCAGATGGGGCTGGCCTACGAGATCGTGATCAACTCCGACCCGTGCATCGCCTACCTGATGGAAGAGAACACCATGTGCATGCAGGCACTGGTGATCGCCCACGCCTGCTACGGTCACAACAGCTTCTTCAAGGGCAACTACCTGTTCCGCACCTGGACCGACGCCAGCTCGATCATCGATTACCTGGTGTTCGCCAAGCAGTACATCATGCAGTGCGAGGAGCGCCACGGCATCGACGCGGTGGAGGACCTGCTCGATTCCTGCCACGCCCTGATGAACTACGGCGTCGACCGCTACAAGCGCCCCTACCCGATCTCAGCCGAGGAGGAACGGCGTCGGCAGAAGGACCGCGAGGAGCACCTGCAGAAGCAGATCAACGACCTCTGGCGCACCATCCCGAAGAACGCCAGCAAGGGGGGCGAGCAGGACAACAAGCGCTGGCCCGCCGAGCCTCAGGAAAACATCCTGTATTTTCTCGAGAAGCACGCGCCGCTGCTTGAGCCCTGGCAGCGCGAGATCATCCGCATCGTGCGCAAGATCGCCCAGTACTTCTACCCGCAGCGCCAGACCCAGGTGATGAACGAAGGCTGGGCGACCTTCTGGCACTACACCCTGATGAACGACTTGTACGACGAGGGCCTGATCACCGACGGTTTCATGCTCGAATTCCTCCAGTCGCACACCAGCGTGATCTACCAGCCCGGCTTCGATAGCCCGTACTACAGCGGTATCAACCCCTACACACTGGGCTTCGCCATCTATTGCGACATCCGCCGCATCTGCGAAAAACCCACCGAGGAAGACCGCCACTGGTTCCCCGATATCGTCGGCAGTGATTGGCTGTCGACGCTCAAGTTCGCCATGCAGAACTTCAAGGACGAGAGCTTCATCCTGCAGTTCCTCTCGCCCAAGGTGATCCGCGACCTCAAGTTGTTCAGCGTGCTCGACGACGACCAGCAGGACGATCTGCTGGTCCCGGCGATCCACGACGAGCCCGGTTACCGCATCATCCGTGAGACCCTGGCCGCGCAGTACAACCTCGGCAACCGTGAACCCAACGTGCAGATCTTCAGTGTCGACCGCCGCGGCGACCGCTCGCTGACCCTGCGCCACCAGCAGCACGACCGCAAACCGCTGGGCGACTCCACCGACGAGGTGCTCAAGCACCTGCACCGCCTGTGGGGCTTCGACATCCACCTGGAAGTGCGCCAGGGCGAGCAGACCATCAGCGTGCAGCACGTGCCGCCGCGGGGCGAGCAGGACACGGAAAACGAGTACCCGCGACTGGACCTGGTGATCCCGCCGATCTGA
- a CDS encoding multifunctional CCA addition/repair protein: MQIYKVGGAVRDRLLGLPVSDIDWVVVGATAEAMQAKGFRPVGEDFPVFLHPQSGEEYALARTERKSGQGYGGFTFYASPDVTLEDDLIRRDLTVNAMAEDEHGQVIDPYGGQQDLDARLLRHVSPAFAEDPLRVLRVARFAARYAPLGFRVADETLALMRQLAESGELKALTAERSWKEISRALMEPRPDVFIQVLRDCGALAELLPEVDALFGVPQTATHHPEVDTGVHMQMVLQQCAQAAQPLTVRWACLLHDLGKGTTPEAEWPRHIAHEARGLKLIRAVNVRCKAPKDCQELALLVGEYHTHGHRALELKASTLLELLQSFDVYRRPQRFEEFIAACEMDARGRLGFEDREYPQADYLRGAMQAARAVTVQPLLEKGLQGAELGEALKRERLNALKAYKEGAQST, translated from the coding sequence ATGCAGATCTACAAAGTCGGCGGCGCTGTGCGCGACCGCCTGCTCGGCCTGCCGGTCAGCGACATCGACTGGGTCGTCGTCGGCGCCACCGCCGAAGCCATGCAGGCCAAGGGCTTCCGCCCGGTGGGCGAAGACTTCCCGGTATTCCTACACCCGCAGAGCGGCGAGGAGTACGCCCTTGCCCGCACCGAGCGAAAATCCGGCCAGGGCTATGGCGGTTTCACCTTCTACGCCAGTCCGGACGTGACCCTCGAAGACGACCTGATCCGCCGCGACCTGACCGTCAACGCCATGGCCGAGGACGAGCACGGCCAGGTCATCGACCCCTACGGCGGGCAACAGGACCTCGACGCGCGCCTGCTGCGCCACGTCTCACCCGCCTTCGCCGAAGACCCGTTGCGCGTATTGCGCGTGGCACGCTTCGCGGCGCGCTATGCGCCCCTGGGCTTTCGTGTCGCCGACGAAACCCTGGCCCTGATGCGCCAGCTGGCCGAGTCCGGCGAACTCAAGGCGCTCACCGCCGAACGCAGCTGGAAGGAAATCTCGCGCGCCCTGATGGAGCCGCGACCGGACGTTTTCATCCAGGTGCTGCGCGACTGCGGCGCACTGGCCGAACTGTTGCCGGAAGTGGACGCGCTGTTCGGCGTACCGCAGACCGCCACTCACCACCCCGAAGTCGATACCGGCGTGCACATGCAGATGGTGCTGCAGCAATGCGCGCAAGCGGCACAACCGCTGACGGTGCGCTGGGCTTGCCTGCTGCACGACCTGGGCAAGGGCACCACGCCGGAAGCCGAGTGGCCGCGGCATATTGCCCATGAAGCGCGCGGCCTGAAACTGATCCGCGCAGTCAACGTACGCTGCAAGGCGCCGAAGGATTGTCAGGAGCTGGCGCTGCTGGTCGGCGAGTACCACACCCATGGCCACCGAGCTCTGGAACTGAAAGCCTCGACCCTGCTGGAGCTGCTGCAGAGCTTCGACGTCTATCGCCGCCCGCAGCGCTTCGAGGAGTTCATCGCCGCCTGCGAGATGGACGCCCGCGGCCGCCTCGGCTTCGAGGACCGCGAATACCCGCAGGCGGACTACCTGCGCGGCGCCATGCAGGCCGCGCGCGCGGTGACGGTACAGCCGCTGCTGGAGAAGGGATTGCAGGGCGCGGAGCTGGGCGAAGCGCTCAAGCGCGAGCGACTGAATGCCTTGAAGGCGTACAAGGAAGGCGCGCAATCCACGTAA